From Simkaniaceae bacterium, one genomic window encodes:
- a CDS encoding Cof-type HAD-IIB family hydrolase — protein MMVKKGMIALDIDGTSAMQGKAVPEPFSNYLSDLHRQGWQIFFVTGRTLSYAKLALTTIDFPILLGIQNGADMIEYPSYRKLYRRYMDISILQTIESLYQNQEGHYIIYSGFEHGDFCYYNPDRYSQDRLDYLKKLMQVARADWVKISGPKDPVIQKQVPLIKCFGSIELLQSIEKACRDFNTSIIRDTIDPSMHILLITAYQMNKAHAVEEACKLTKIKEPIIVAGDDRNDIAMLRRGTYSIGVKNAPQELLDHADAIADLPSELGVMKALQKVIDRDGNFRRT, from the coding sequence ATGATGGTAAAGAAAGGGATGATAGCTCTTGATATTGATGGAACCTCTGCTATGCAAGGGAAGGCAGTTCCTGAACCTTTTTCCAATTACCTGAGCGATTTACATCGTCAAGGGTGGCAAATCTTTTTTGTCACGGGGCGTACGCTCTCCTACGCCAAATTAGCTCTTACGACCATTGACTTCCCCATTTTGCTGGGCATTCAAAACGGAGCCGATATGATTGAATACCCCTCATATCGAAAGCTCTACCGCCGCTATATGGATATTTCTATTCTTCAAACAATTGAATCGCTTTATCAAAATCAAGAGGGGCATTATATTATCTATTCGGGATTTGAGCATGGAGATTTTTGTTATTATAATCCCGATCGCTATTCTCAAGATAGGCTTGATTATCTCAAGAAACTGATGCAGGTAGCTCGCGCAGATTGGGTCAAAATTTCAGGACCGAAGGATCCCGTGATTCAAAAACAAGTTCCATTGATTAAGTGTTTTGGGAGTATAGAGTTGTTGCAGTCCATTGAGAAGGCTTGTAGAGATTTTAATACAAGTATCATTCGAGATACGATAGATCCCTCGATGCATATTTTATTGATTACTGCATATCAAATGAATAAAGCTCACGCGGTTGAAGAGGCTTGCAAACTCACAAAAATTAAAGAGCCCATTATTGTTGCAGGGGATGATCGCAATGACATTGCGATGCTTCGCAGAGGGACATATAGTATTGGGGTGAAAAATGCTCCACAAGAATTACTCGATCATGCCGATGCCATTGCGGATCTTCCAAGTGAGCTCGGTGTAATGAAAGCACTTCAAAAGGTTATTGACAGAGATGGAAATTTTAGACGCACCTAA
- a CDS encoding NUDIX domain-containing protein — protein MNYLVVVECIIQKEDRFLMIQRPEGGHAGGLLAFPGGKVDFEDGKNHIDILENALKREVNEEVGLDLIDQIQFVTSSYFVDTYQKHVLDVIFYCSLEKTHHEVNPSPREVADYFWLTFDEILNHPLTPSWVKIYLERMSSCNFSRVQEGELF, from the coding sequence ATGAACTATCTTGTCGTCGTCGAATGTATTATTCAAAAAGAGGATAGATTTTTAATGATTCAACGCCCTGAGGGTGGGCATGCAGGGGGATTACTGGCTTTTCCCGGAGGGAAAGTTGACTTTGAAGATGGAAAAAATCACATCGATATTCTGGAAAATGCGTTAAAAAGGGAAGTCAATGAGGAAGTGGGACTCGATTTGATCGATCAAATACAATTTGTAACGAGTTCATACTTTGTTGATACATATCAAAAGCATGTATTGGATGTGATTTTTTATTGTTCTCTTGAAAAGACCCATCATGAGGTTAATCCATCCCCTCGTGAGGTGGCTGATTATTTTTGGCTTACTTTTGATGAAATCTTGAATCATCCCCTTACGCCTAGTTGGGTTAAGATTTATCTTGAACGGATGTCAAGCTGCAATTTCTCCCGGGTCCAAGAAGGGGAGCTTTTTTAG
- the fliO gene encoding flagellar biosynthetic protein FliO produces the protein MRRFFLFFSILALPFFAWTEEIPQAELTHTEEVYTPLDPQNFKVTFFKTLTLIVLALGIVFFLLWLVKRFSNQRFSSLNHQKHIKIIEKRPISPKTMLYVVEIAGSHLLVAESQLEIKLLSKLEKIN, from the coding sequence ATGCGACGATTTTTTCTTTTTTTCTCCATCTTGGCCCTCCCCTTTTTTGCATGGACCGAAGAGATCCCTCAGGCTGAACTCACTCACACTGAAGAGGTATACACGCCTCTTGACCCACAAAATTTCAAAGTGACTTTTTTTAAAACACTAACACTTATTGTTTTAGCACTGGGGATTGTTTTTTTCTTACTTTGGCTTGTGAAGCGCTTCTCTAATCAGCGATTCTCATCGCTTAATCATCAAAAACACATCAAAATCATTGAAAAAAGGCCGATTAGCCCTAAAACAATGCTCTATGTTGTCGAAATTGCCGGATCACACCTTCTTGTGGCAGAAAGCCAACTCGAAATCAAACTGCTATCAAAACTCGAAAAGATAAACTAA
- a CDS encoding ankyrin repeat domain-containing protein, giving the protein MASSISGSNSYSFFHQIGTPKEALYNAVDKADLAQIESLLRSDLELQTYNRNSPDLLFRAIKINNIKVLDILIRYGALTDPIAINREGKTPLYVAIEEGHLAVVKFLMEYGAGVNAVNADRKAPLHVAAEKGSFEGMKLLLDFGADTLIKNGRDLRPLWYILRSTTPDLNLSNYLKALPKELVGPEFWEDISEILTRIPDYTPIIVDFVKENPSLLSLAIEADEPSLVAPLIKYGAPLDVSDGMGLTPLHHAIKRDKLAVVDFLLCAGARWDALTREPAHHIAPTHHHLVEIASGQTPLHLAARNGNVAIINRIAEQANYEDRKAGVYDAKIPGGCTPLYLAALGGHLAAVECLITCGAAVDSVNDRGETPLYVAAERDHLDLVRFLLSKGAKVNTKDRDGNTVIHAAARKGGPIMEALIRAGADPDAMNKDGRTPLSLATGVGHLDSVNLLLSKGAKVNTKDRDGNTALHVVVSRGGPIMEALIRAGADRDAMNKDGDTPLHLAAKGDYLPAMMCLIGNGADINAVNMDGKTPLYVATQEGHLGSLRFLLSRGANPNVRSKYGETALGLAVAKGDIATIEPLLECPSLVVSGPGPRPLESVLHSKNPVLSLTNYLTVLPKRLVGPEFWEDIITILIRVPRCAPAVEGFVKEHRIDVSATIARKIIKLAPSLKESLQKAISVNLRMKVLRFRKAVEVSAHKSDSESAPSWKRIMALRKPEI; this is encoded by the coding sequence ATGGCGTCATCAATTTCAGGAAGTAACTCATATTCTTTTTTCCATCAAATAGGAACCCCAAAGGAAGCGCTTTATAATGCCGTCGACAAGGCTGATCTTGCTCAAATTGAGTCTCTTCTAAGATCTGATTTAGAACTGCAAACTTATAATCGGAACTCGCCGGATTTACTTTTTCGCGCTATCAAAATAAATAACATTAAAGTACTGGACATTCTGATAAGATATGGCGCGCTAACGGATCCTATTGCTATTAATAGGGAGGGGAAGACCCCGCTTTATGTCGCTATTGAAGAGGGGCATCTTGCGGTAGTAAAATTTCTGATGGAATATGGCGCCGGTGTGAATGCTGTTAATGCAGATAGGAAGGCCCCCCTCCATGTTGCTGCCGAAAAAGGTAGTTTTGAAGGAATGAAGCTACTGCTAGATTTTGGTGCTGACACTTTAATAAAAAATGGACGGGACTTGAGACCGCTTTGGTATATTTTACGTTCGACAACTCCCGATTTGAACCTCAGCAACTACCTTAAAGCGCTTCCGAAAGAGCTGGTAGGCCCGGAGTTTTGGGAAGACATTAGCGAAATTCTGACACGTATACCTGATTATACCCCCATTATTGTAGACTTTGTAAAAGAAAACCCCAGTTTACTTTCCCTCGCTATCGAAGCAGATGAGCCTAGCTTAGTAGCTCCACTGATAAAATACGGTGCTCCTTTGGATGTTTCTGATGGAATGGGATTAACTCCGCTCCATCATGCTATCAAGCGAGATAAGCTTGCTGTAGTAGACTTTCTGCTATGTGCCGGCGCCCGCTGGGATGCGCTTACTAGAGAGCCGGCTCATCATATAGCGCCAACTCATCATCATCTAGTGGAAATTGCTAGCGGGCAAACACCTCTTCATCTAGCAGCAAGAAATGGAAATGTTGCCATAATTAATCGCATAGCAGAGCAGGCTAATTATGAGGATAGGAAGGCCGGTGTTTATGATGCTAAGATCCCGGGGGGCTGTACACCCCTTTATTTGGCTGCCTTAGGAGGCCATCTTGCCGCAGTAGAGTGTCTGATTACGTGTGGTGCTGCTGTGGATTCTGTCAATGATAGGGGGGAGACTCCGCTTTATGTCGCTGCCGAAAGAGATCATCTTGATTTAGTAAGATTTCTTTTAAGCAAAGGAGCTAAGGTAAATACCAAGGATCGGGATGGGAATACGGTGATTCATGCTGCAGCTAGAAAGGGTGGGCCTATAATGGAAGCTCTTATACGAGCAGGAGCTGATCCGGATGCTATGAATAAAGATGGGCGTACGCCCCTTAGCTTGGCTACCGGAGTAGGTCATCTTGATTCAGTAAATCTTCTTTTAAGCAAAGGAGCTAAGGTAAATACCAAGGATCGGGATGGGAATACGGCGCTTCATGTTGTAGTTAGTAGGGGTGGGCCTATAATGGAAGCTCTTATACGAGCAGGAGCTGATCGGGATGCTATGAATAAAGATGGAGATACACCCCTTCACTTAGCTGCTAAAGGAGATTATCTCCCTGCAATGATGTGTCTAATAGGGAATGGCGCTGATATAAATGCTGTTAATATGGATGGGAAGACGCCACTCTATGTCGCTACCCAAGAAGGGCATCTTGGTTCATTAAGATTTCTTTTAAGCCGAGGCGCTAATCCAAATGTTAGGAGTAAATATGGGGAGACAGCGCTTGGTCTGGCAGTCGCAAAAGGAGATATTGCTACAATTGAGCCCCTTCTAGAATGTCCCTCCCTTGTTGTCAGTGGACCGGGCCCGAGACCGCTTGAGTCTGTTTTACATTCAAAAAACCCTGTTTTGAGCCTCACGAATTACCTTACAGTGCTCCCAAAAAGGCTAGTGGGGCCGGAGTTTTGGGAAGATATTATCACAATTTTGATAAGAGTCCCCCGGTGTGCCCCCGCTGTTGAGGGCTTTGTAAAAGAACACCGTATTGATGTATCGGCTACGATTGCTCGTAAAATAATTAAATTAGCCCCATCATTGAAAGAATCCTTACAAAAAGCTATTTCTGTTAATCTAAGAATGAAGGTATTACGTTTTCGAAAGGCTGTTGAGGTGAGTGCACATAAATCGGATAGTGAGTCGGCGCCTTCTTGGAAGCGGATAATGGCTCTCAGAAAACCGGAAATTTAG